A genomic segment from Bradyrhizobium sp. ISRA430 encodes:
- a CDS encoding IS110 family transposase, whose protein sequence is MQPISTIGLDIAKSVFQVHGVDAAGQVVIRRQLRRRHVLAFFQKLPPCLVGIEACASSHHWSRELQLLGHTVRLMPPAYVKPYVKRQKNDSTDAEAICEAVTRPNMRFVPTKTVEQQSCLMLHRARHLFIRQQTAVINSIRAYLAEFGIVAPVGRRGVEQLLEVVADTADHRLPEVARACLAALGSQLRALKAQILEFDRRIIAWHRSSVTSKRLDAIPGVGPALATALVASIADPKAFRSGRDFSAWVGLVPKQNSSGGKDKLGNISKQGDRYLRSLFTAGALAVIRYAKIHGTNHRPWLTRLLARRPTKVAAIALANKLARMAWAMMARNERYNEPVALAA, encoded by the coding sequence ATGCAGCCAATTTCGACTATCGGTTTGGATATCGCGAAGTCCGTCTTTCAGGTACACGGCGTTGATGCAGCCGGCCAGGTGGTCATACGCCGCCAGTTGAGGCGCCGGCACGTCCTGGCGTTTTTCCAGAAGCTGCCGCCATGCCTGGTGGGGATCGAGGCTTGCGCATCATCGCACCATTGGTCCCGCGAGTTGCAGTTGTTAGGGCATACGGTGCGATTGATGCCTCCGGCCTATGTGAAGCCCTACGTCAAGCGGCAGAAGAACGACAGCACCGACGCGGAGGCAATTTGCGAGGCAGTCACGAGACCCAACATGCGGTTCGTGCCGACCAAGACGGTCGAGCAACAAAGCTGTCTGATGCTTCACCGGGCGCGCCATCTCTTCATCCGCCAGCAGACTGCCGTGATCAACTCAATCCGCGCCTATCTCGCCGAGTTCGGGATTGTTGCCCCTGTCGGGCGCAGGGGTGTCGAGCAACTGCTGGAAGTCGTCGCCGATACAGCCGACCACCGGCTCCCCGAGGTGGCCCGTGCGTGTCTTGCTGCTCTCGGCAGTCAATTGCGCGCACTGAAGGCTCAAATCCTGGAGTTCGACCGACGCATCATCGCCTGGCATCGATCAAGCGTGACGAGCAAACGGCTGGACGCGATCCCCGGCGTCGGGCCGGCGCTGGCAACAGCTCTGGTCGCCAGCATTGCGGATCCCAAGGCTTTCCGATCGGGACGAGACTTCTCGGCCTGGGTTGGGCTCGTGCCGAAGCAGAACTCGAGCGGGGGCAAGGACAAGCTTGGCAATATCAGCAAACAAGGGGATCGCTATTTGCGTAGCCTGTTCACGGCTGGCGCGCTCGCAGTGATCCGCTATGCCAAGATCCATGGCACCAATCATCGGCCCTGGCTCACCCGATTGTTGGCCCGGCGCCCCACCAAGGTCGCCGCCATTGCGCTCGCCAACAAACTCGCCCGGATGGCTTGGGCGATGATGGCAAGGAACGAACGTTACAATGAACCCGTCGCTCTCGCGGCGTGA
- a CDS encoding TMEM165/GDT1 family protein produces MSHAALVWPIVTAAFLASFVEAVEALTIVLAVAMVRGWRPALFGILAAVIVLAMLVGFFGPVLNLLPLRALQFTIGVLLLLFGLRWLRKSVLRAAGLIPVHDEEAAFAAETAALRDLAREKKSRLDQIAALTTFKAILLEGLEVVFVIIALGAGRGMLVSAVVGAALACVAIAGVGLVIRRPLARVPENTLKFAVGATLSAFGVFWTGEGIGIEWPGADMAITVFAAIFLAAGYLSIKLAGHSEPEGQR; encoded by the coding sequence ATGTCACACGCGGCGCTGGTCTGGCCGATTGTCACAGCTGCCTTCTTGGCCTCGTTCGTGGAGGCTGTGGAAGCCCTGACCATCGTTTTGGCTGTCGCGATGGTCCGCGGTTGGCGGCCGGCACTTTTCGGCATTCTCGCAGCAGTCATCGTTCTGGCGATGCTCGTCGGCTTCTTTGGGCCTGTGCTGAATCTCTTGCCGCTGCGGGCGCTGCAGTTCACCATCGGTGTTCTGCTGCTGCTGTTCGGTCTCCGCTGGCTGCGCAAATCGGTTTTGCGCGCGGCGGGCTTGATTCCAGTGCATGATGAGGAAGCGGCGTTCGCGGCGGAAACGGCCGCATTGCGTGATCTCGCCCGCGAGAAGAAGTCGCGCCTTGACCAAATCGCGGCCCTCACGACGTTCAAGGCCATCCTGCTGGAGGGTCTGGAAGTCGTATTCGTCATCATCGCGCTCGGCGCAGGCAGGGGAATGTTAGTCTCCGCTGTCGTGGGAGCCGCTTTGGCTTGTGTCGCTATCGCCGGCGTTGGCCTCGTTATCCGTCGGCCGCTCGCCCGCGTTCCCGAGAACACGCTGAAGTTTGCGGTAGGCGCGACGCTATCGGCGTTCGGCGTATTCTGGACTGGAGAGGGCATTGGCATCGAGTGGCCGGGCGCAGATATGGCGATTACTGTGTTCGCGGCCATTTTCCTCGCAGCGGGATACCTGTCAATCAAACTTGCAGGCCACTCCGAGCCGGAGGGCCAACGGTGA